Part of the Bacteriovorax stolpii genome, TTAAGTGAGCACGGGCATAACAACCGTCTGGCTTATATTTCCAGGCAATGTCATCCATCTTTTGTGCTTTTTTGAAAAGCTCACTCGCTCTTTCCATCGTAATGGTTTGTTCAACACTTCTGTCTGGGTGAATGTTCTTTTTGATGCGCTCAAGATTTTTTGCCGCTTCAGCATTTAGGAAAACACCTTGATAAATACATCCTAATTCAGGTGCTTTTTTTGGATCGACAAAAGTCCCGACCAGGTTTCCATTACCGATAACCTGAATGAACTCGGCCAGTTCAAGGTCGCCAAGTTTTTTAAGCACTTTCTTTTTTCCGTCAACCAAATCGTTTAATGCTTTGTTGTCTTTACAAACATTTTTATAATAAACGATGGCCTGCTCAAAATTGGGATCTTTATACGTCACAACCTTATCGCGGTCTTGTCCAAGTGATTGAGGAACGCTCGCTTTGATGTAATCGCCGTACATCGGAAGCTTTTTATAGTCGTAAGGCACATCCACCAATGGCGTTTTCGAGTTTGGAGATGTGATTTTTTTGATCGTAGCCGTTGGCCCGATTCCGTCTTTTTCATCTAGTAAATGAATGGTCCCCTGGATCATTGAATTTGGAGCGGAGTCATAAAGCATTGTCGCTTGGTATGTCTTTCCATCAATTGTCACCGGATCACATTTAAAGCTTCCGCATTTAATTTGGTAACTCATTTGGCGCTGATAATCTCTTTCTTGATTTGTCAGCTCTCTGGTTTCACCGCGCTCGCATGAAATTTCCTGACCGTTAAAGAGTTGAACCTTGTATGACTTTTCGTTGTAGGCCCTGTCGAGTTCTGCTTTCGCTTCTTCTCTATCGTGCATGTAGGCCTGGACAATGGACTTGTATTGAGTAGAGCCTTTCGTCTTTAATGAATTATCAGAGCGGTTTTCTGGGTTGGTGAAAAAAGCATCAATCAGCATGACGCTTTCATTGTATTTAGTGCTTAGGTCGCTCGGTTTTACAAAAGCACCTGCACCACCATAACCTCCCATCATCCCACCACCCATACCCATTCCCATTCCTGGAGATATCGTTGGAGCAGCATAGAGAGTTTTTCCATCCGCTACGACATTTTCAATCGGAGCGAATGCTGGTGCATTTTCTTTATCTCTGCTAAGAGCTGTGAAACCAAATGGACTGTTTTTAACCAGCACTGGTTTATCGCCATTAGGACAAATGTAAACTTTGACTTCTTTATCCAGATTACATTTTACAGAGGATTGGTTGTTGGCAAGTTTAACTGTGATTTGGGGATGATCATCAGGATTGATTTTGGTTGCTCCCATTCCCGGAAATCCACCAGTCATTCCTCCGAATATTCCGCCACCAAAAGGAGTGTTTGAAGGAGAATTGAAAGAGTCTTTTTGAAGGCCCTGTTGCTGTTCTTGTCCTGGATACTGATTGTATTGATCCAGGTCTTGCACTTGAGCAAAGACTGTCGATTGCACTAAAACAAACGAAAGAAGAAGTAGATTAATTTTCACATAGACCCCCAATTGAGGTCTTATCGGCCAAACAAAACACAAATGTGACAAATTAATGTCTGAGAGATTTAATCGACTTTTTAACGATGTCTGGCTTGAGCCAAATTGCAGCTAAGACTCCGATAGAACATCCAAGAATGATATCAATCGCGCGCCAGTAAGCTAAGTGGTGAGTCGCTGTTGATTGAGGAGCTGCGATTTCCAGGAAAAAGAGAATCATCGCCGCGATATAGATGTTACCAACCCAATAATTTTGAGAAAGACCTAGTGGCATTAAAAATGAACAGATAAAGACAAAAGAAATAAGCAGAAGCTGGTTATGGGCATAAGTTAAAATAACTGAAGCGATGACAACGCCTAAAATTGTTCCCAGGACTCTCTGAGCACTTTTGTAAATGCTTTGATAACTGTCGGGAAGAATCACGATAAGTGCAGTTCCCACAATCCAGTTTGCATGAGCGAATTCAAAAACCTGAGCAAGGATATAGCCAAGAGTTGAAAAGATAGCGCACACCAAAGGAAATTTGATCCCGCGGTTATGAGCAATAATCTTTTTTACCGTTGCTCTTTTACTTACCGTTAATTTAGTCTCATGTTTTGTGACTTTAAAAATAACATAGGCCCAAAACAGGTAATTGAGAAAAGCAATGCTTGAATAAAGAAGAAGTGAAGTGAGTTTTAGCTTAATAACAACTTCAGCTGAAGCTGTTAAGAATTGAAGTGTGATAAAAAGCATCATGCGTTCAAGTTCAATTCCATAATCTTTTGATTTCCCCAGAAGAAAACTCAAAATGAAAAGAATGATCGCAACAGTATAGAGGCTGCCAACTGAAGCTGCGCCAACTGCTAAGCTGATCATTAAGAGAATAAAAGTGACAACCAGATGGCGGGTGCGGACAAAAAAACTATCAAAGTGATCGTTTAAATAAAAGACCAGACCCATAAGTGAGCCGAACATTGAGACAAAAAGCTCATGATTAAAATGTCCGATAATTAATGGAGTAGTGATGGCCAAGGCGGAAAGAAGCATTTTAAAGAGCGGTGTCGGCTCGGGATTGATACGAAGTGTGTTTTCGACGTGTTCTTTAAATGGCATAGCTACTCTGTTTTAAAAAGGTAGTAGATTCTCGGCCCTTTCAGCAAATTGAAAAGTGGGGTTCGTCTGATTCAGACTCTCTCCATTGATCACTCTCTTATAAAGCTCCAGATAACTTAAAGCATGTTGATTCACATTAAAATTGTCTTCAACATATTTTCTGATTTTATCTGGATCAAAAGTTTTTGAATGATCTTCGCGAACGAACTTTTCTAACTCGCTATAGTTGTGAGCGATAAAACCAACATCTTTAGTGATAAGTTCAGGAAGACTTCCGTAAGGAGAACCAATGACTGGCAAACCTTGCGACATCGCTTCAATGACAGCGATTCCAAATGGCTCTGGCCAGCGAACCGGAAAGACCATAAAGTCACAGTTTCTGATGATTTCCATTTTTTTATCGCCGCCAACAACTCCGTGGTTGTGGACATAGCGAGACAGTCCCCACCAACGTCCCCCAGCAACGTGCAAGTGTCTGCCAGTGCTTCTTGCTGCTTTAACCGAGTCTTTTAAGTTTTTTACTCGCCATGAAGCTTTGGCCAGGAAGAGAAAGTCATTCCAGGCGCGTTTCTTTTTTGGTTGGTATGGGTATTCGGCCAGGTCGATTGCATTGTGAACAAATTGAGTAGAGCCATGAACTTCAGCATGTCTTTTAGAGACGAAAACAGAGTTCTTATCAAAAATCTCTCCCGGTTGACCATTGCCGTGAACAGTAATGATCGTCGGAATGTTTCCAGGAACGCGGTAGTTATAACTTAAGTGAATAATGTCGGCGTCCTCTGGGATTTGTGTCGTCCACTCTTTTCCTTCCATTTTCATGGGGATGAGTTCGATGCCGTATTCTTTAACTTTTGAATCAGGATGCCCGATTAAAACGACTTTATGGCCCAGGCGAGCAAGCTCCACCATGTGCCAGAAAAGAATGCGCTCGATTCCGCCATAACCAATTACCGGAAGAACGCCAGAGTGAGAGAAAACTATTTTCATAAAGATCCTAGATTTTTTTACCAAGTTGCAGCTCGTGAAGCTTAGAATACTTCAAGAGAGCGTAGAGTGAATTGATACAGCAAATAATGAAACCGTATCGCCCGTCTAAAAATCCACCTTTGATGAAATAGTCGCGGAAGAATTTAAAGACTGGTCTCGTGACAATTTTAAACACGCTTGAGCGCTTGCCTTGTTTAAAAGCAGCATGAGCAGCGATTGTCGTGAACTTATTTGTTTGAGTAACATGAGCAGTGATTGAGTCGTAGCTGTAATGAAGAAGGTCGCCGTTTAAAAAACCAGTTCCTTCATTGACAGTCATTTGCAGAATATCGTGTGGGTTTTCTCCACCCCAGCGAGCTTTGCCTTTTTTAATCAGGCGAAGTTTTGTATCCGGGTACCAACCGCAGTGGCGGACCCAGTGGCCGTTGTAATTTGTTAAGCGGTTAAAGCGGTAGCCGTTCATATTGAAATTCTTTTTGACTATCTTGATTTGAGTAAGAAGTTCAGGTGAAAGAGCTTCATCGGCATCGAGAGATAAAACGTAGTCGTGAGTTGAAAGATCTAAAGCAAAGTTCTTTTGTTCAATGTGACCGGCAAATGGATTTTTAACAAAGCGGGCGCCAAGGCGGGTCGCGATCTCTTCAGTTTTATCCGTAGAGAATGAATCCACTACCAGGACTTCATCGGCGATTTCTTTAACTGAAGTGATGCAACGTTCAATGTTGTTCTCTTCGTTGTAAGTTATGATGGCCACTGTTAATTTATTCATCGTTGGTATCTCTTTAGTATCTCTTTTTGGGCACCTAATGCGAAAAATTTCAAACATTCTGTTAGTTAAAAACCGTGCTTTAGGCGACTCCGTTATGGGGCTTAGCTCGGTTGCTTACGCTCGTGCATTGTACCCCAAGGCTAACATCATTTACGCTGTTCCTCAATGGGTGGCTCCGCTTTATAAAAATGTTGAAACAGCGGCAGATTCTATTTACCCACTTTCGCTAAAGTCCTTTAAAGATTTCTTTAAAACTTACCGGGACCTGAGAAAATTAAAAGTCGACCATATCCATGAGATGCACCAGTCGGGGAGAGGGGCCAAGGCCTTTAAGCTGATTGCTTTTTTTATGGGGATTAAATACACCGCCCACAATCACCATTTAAAAGAGGGTGGAAGGGTTCACGATCAAGGTGTGATTAAGCCATTAATCCAAAGAGACCTTGATGGTGTGTATTCTTTTTTAGGTGAAAAAGAGGTTCCAAAGTTTTTGGATTACCCACCGAAGATGAATATCCTTAATTCCAACGCTAAAAAAGCGAGAATTATTTTTGGAGTGGTGGCGACCAGATTAACGAAGATGTGGCCTCTGGAAAATTACATTAGTTTGGCAAAACTTATGGCCCTGGCCTTTCCTGAGTTTGAAGTAGTCATTCCTCTTTCAAAAAGCGTTGATGATGAAAGAATTAAAAATGAACTGGAGGCCTTAGGTCTTCCATCTAATACTTCTATCGTCCATATTCCTTTAGCAGAGCTGCCGAAATTTTTTCAGGAGTCTGCTTTTTATATTGGAAACGATACAGGGCTTAAGCACATTGCAGTTGCAGTTGATTTAAAAAGTTTTACTCTTTTTGGACCAGAGCCTGCCAATGAATGGCATCCATATGATTCTAAAAAACATCCCTATTTTTATGTGGAAGAACTAGCGTGCAGAACGAGAGTGCATCACTACTGTGGTCTTTCAGTTTGTGATTTAAAAGATGAATACATGCAATGTTTGAAACTTTTTACGCCGGAGAAAGTGATGGAGGCCATCACTACTACATGTAAGGATTTTCTCCACTCTCGTGATCTGTAATATCGACGACGTCAGTGATTTCTGGAAAATTTTGTTTTACCAAAGTTTGAATCCCCTGCTTAAGAGTGGCATTAGAGCTTGAACATCCCTGACATCCACCTTGAAGGCGAAGGAAAAGAACGTTGTTGTCGAGGTCGACGATTTCCACGTTACCACCGTGAGCAGCTAGTGCCGGGCGAACTTGTTCATCAAATAAATTTTCTAGTTTTCTGATCATATTAATATCTTCCTCTAATCAATTCTAACTGAGAAACCGCCGAATATATAGCATGTTCCACTCTAAGAATGCTAGACGATATCTTGACACTTTTAAAGCCTGCCTGATGAAAACGCTCTATATCCTCAGGGATAAAACCTCTTTCCGGACCGATAGCTAACGTAATGGCAGTATCAAAGTTAATACTCTCTTTTAAATCAAGGAAGTTCTCTTTACCTGAAAGATCAAGAATGAACTTCTGAGGCTCATTTTTATAGTGATCTGCTGGGTTATACTTATCAACCTTAACACCAGGAAGCTCTCCATAGATTGCCGATTGGGAAAGTCCTGCGAGCAGGTATTCTTCGCATTCATGGGGTTCAAAGACCTTTGAGTCAAGGTAGCTTTTTTCAGACAGAGCAGCTTTAAAAAAGTGGATATTTTTAGCGCCAAAAGTTGTGGCGTGTTCGAGAATTTTTTTGCTGGTTTGTGGTCTGGAAATACCCACTACTAAGTTAAACCATTGGGGGTGAGCATTTGTCAGGGGCGAGAGTTCAAGAAGGCATTTATCTTTTGCCAGTTCGATGATTTTTCCCTGGCAGAGTCCTTGTCCTAAAGCAGTGCACTTAAATGTGTCACCTGCTTTCGCTTTCAGTGTCTCGTGCATGTGCGCGAGGACTTTTGGATCGGTGATGACTCCGTCAGTATTTTTTAGGATTAATGAATTCATGCATGACTAAATCTCATCAGAGATTGAGACCGTCAAGTCAGATTCGATAGGGGAAATACCTTCGTTTAGGGCACCCTGGATTTCAAGGGCATTTTCTACAAATTCCCTTTGGTTTACACGCTGGGGTCCCGGGACGCTGTAGTTGGTGATAGCAATGAAAAGGACTGAAGCTGTCGCGCAACCGCTCACCGCCCAGGTAACCCAATTGCTAAACAGGCGAGGCTTTTTGCTCTTTTCAAGCTTCTCAAAAAAAGCTGAATCAAAGTCAGATGATGGAGTGACATCCATTTTCTTCTTAAGTGCATCTTTTAATTGATTGCTCATTTTGAGCCTCCTAATTTAGTTTTCATTCCTAACTTCGCACGGTGAACCAGGTTTTTTACGGCCTGGGGAGATTTATTTAAAACACTTCCCATTTCTTCAAAACTTAAGTCATCATTCATCCACAACAAAAGAGCTTCTCTTTGAGTGAGAGGAAGAGTGCCAATTACATTGTTAATTTCTTCTTTGGTGGATTCATTCACCATCTTCTCTAAAACTGATTCATCCTGATCGGTGAATTCAGTCTCGATATCTTCAAAGCTCTGCTCCCTTTTAAGTGGGTTCTTATCTAGAGCATCGAGATTGGTATTTTTACAAATGGTCCACAACCATGTTCGGAATGTTTTTTGTGGATCATAATTTTTTTTGTAGCGATAGACCTTTAAAAAGGTATCGTGAACTATTTCTTCCGCACGGGCCTGGTTAAAAGTGTATCCATAACTGAATCTAATCAGGGACTCTTTGTATTTATGGTAAAGGCGTTCGAACGCAACCTGATCATCGTGATCAGCAAACATCTGCATTAACTGGTTGTCGGACATAATGCCTTTTGTGGCCCTGGCAGTTTCCATTCACCTATAATACGCAAATATTGCCCAAAAGTTTCGTGAAACTTTTATGAAATGCTGGCGTAAAATGGTTAAGAGAACAAAAACGGAGGTTCTAACATGACGATTTCATTAGGGGCGCTAAGAAACGCTATTTTTACCCTGGTCCTTTTAATGGGAAGCGCTATGACTTTTGCGGCCGATGACCAGGTAAAAGAAGACGTCGCTAAGTTTTCTAAAGAGTGCTCAAAATTCCGTGAAGACCACATTCAGGAAATGCGTGATTTGCACGTTAAACATATTAACGAAATGTATGACCGCAAACTGGCCAATGTAAGAGAGCTTGAAGAGCTTTATAAACAATTAAAGCCGGGTGATAAAACTCACAACAAAGCTTTACGTGAACAAATTAAAGAGAAACAAGATTCTTTCAAAAAAGAAGAAGAGAAAAACAGAAAAGAGTTTAAAGAAAATGTCCTGAAGAAAAAGAATAAAGAATTTCAGGAAGCTATGAAAACTCGTATGAAAGAAATGAAATCAAAATATAAAGATTAGAAGTTCATCTGGAGTCACGTCCATAATCTTCCTAGTTTGGGGATAAGGGGCATGAGGTAGCATTGAATGATGCCACTTCATGAAACTTATCCCCGCTTTATTTTTTCCCTCATGTTTTACACTACTGACAGCTCCTGTTGCTTCCGGGAAAACCAGGATGGTAGTGGAGTTTTACCGTGAAGAGGATTTTAAAATCGTCTATCTTTCTCCTTTGCGAGCTCTCGCCAATGAAGTCCATTCCAATTTAGAAAAGTCCGGGGAAAAACATATCTTTCTCGCTGGTGGCGAAACACCGTTGGAGGATTGTTTAAAAGGCTTTATTAAAGCGAAGAAGAGTTTTCTGGTCTCAACGATGGAGCTTTTGAGTGAAGAGTTCCTGGAAGAATTATTTGCGCTTGAAGAGAAAGTTATTTTTGTCATTGATGAGTTCCACTTGTTTTATTATTGGGGGCAAGGGTTTCGTCCTGTGCTTCATGACCGCTTCCTCGCTATTTTGAATTGCTGCTTTCCTGTCCTGGCCGTAACCGCGACGATGGATCAGGAAGTGATGGCGGGATTAAAAAAAGACCTGGAGTATTATCAGGATTTCTGGATTCATATCGATTACGGCAATCATGCTCTCCATAGAAAGCCTGAAAAACAGCTGAGTTTTTATGGGATGAAGCCGGCCTATATACAAAAAGCTTTTTGGAGAGAGTTAAGACAGAAAGAAAGTGAACATATTTTTCTTTATTTCTGTGCTTACCGCTCACAGGTGGATGAACTCACCGATCGGGCAAACCGTTTGGGGTTTAAGGCCTTGGGCTGTGTCGGTGGAGAAGTGGAGTCTTTTTTAGAAAACGTAGAAGAGAATAAAGGGGAGATCGACTGCATCTTTTCGACGACCACTTTAAGTCACGGAGTGAATCTTCCGGAGATTAAAAAAGTTTTTATTGATTATGAAGTGAAGAATTACGACTTCTGGCTGCAGATGATTGGCCGGGGTGGAAGAAGGGGGAGTGGTTACGAAGTCTATACAACTGATCGTTTTCATACGACTAAAAAAGAAAGACTAAAGCATAAAGCAAAAATCGTTTTGGGAGACCTCTTGGGAATTGAAATCTAGGAGACAAACATTTTCCCCTTCAGGTAAGATGGGAGGATGCAAACCAAAGTTGAAGGGCTAGTCCTTTCGAAAATTCCTTATGATGAACGTCACATTATCGCTCATCTTCTGCTTAGGACTGGAAGAAAAATTTCCGTGGTCTTTTACGGTGGACGCGGTGGCGGGAAAAAACAAAAGTCTTCGATTATCGAACTTGGTTTCATGCTTTCAGTAGAACTTTCTCAAGCAAAAAATCATTCTGATATTTATCATGCTAAAGAGTGGAACCTGATCTGGCACCACGATCTGATTCGCTCTAATCACAGTGCTTTTTACCTGATGTGTTTTTTCTTAGAAGTCATTAACCGCATTTCTCCGACAGAGAACCTGCATGATGTACATGAGGAAAACACAGAGATGGTAGGGCTCTTTACATCGCTTAGTAATGCTTTGGTGCACCTGGAAAAATCCCTTAAAGAGAATTCATTTTATATTCACTCGCACGCTGTCATCTTTTTAACTAAGACCTTACTTCATCTGGGAGTCTTTCCAGAGCGCGAGCACTGCACGTTGTGTGGCATTGAGTTGGGTGGATTCAATGATATGTACTTGCTTTCAGAAGAAGGAGGCTTCTCTTGTCCTCCTTGCATGAATCAGAGAAAGTCTTACTCCGTGCAATCAGGGCGCGAGCTCTGGGAAATTGTCGGTCACATCGCCCACACGAAATACTCCGAACTTCATGGGCTTAAGCTGGAATACAAATCACTTCCTAAAATGCTCTTCCACTATTTTTGTTTCCAATTCCATTTTGAAGAGAAAGATTTTAAGACCGCTCCTATGGTATTTTAGCCTCTTATGGGCTAATCTGGGGCATGATTAAAAAACTTATCCAGCAGCTATGGCCTTACATTAAGCCATATAAATCTATGGCCCTTGCGGCCTTTTTATTATCATTCGTTTTAGCGGCCCTAACGGGAGCGCAGGTAAAACTTATCAAGCCTATTTTTGACAGCGGTCTATCGGGATCAGCGACACTTCAGGAAGTCCTCACTCTCTCTGGTCTGTTACTGCTTTTAGGTGTGATCAACTTCCCGGCAAGATACTTTCACTTTTACTGGATGAGATACGTTGGCGAAAAAATGAACTCAGACATGAGATCAACTCTTTTTGCTAAACTTCAAAGACTGCCGACAAGTTTTTATAACCAAAACAAACAAGGCCGCATGCTTTCAACTGTTCTTAACGACGCTGAAATTTTCGCGCAATCGTTTAGAGCTTTGATTGATATTATCAGAGAGCCGGTAAAGGCACTGGTCTACCTTGGACTTGCGATTTACAGTGATTGGCAGTTAACTCTGGTTATTTTAGTTGTTGGTCCACTTTTCGTTAT contains:
- a CDS encoding protein-glutamine glutaminase family protein encodes the protein MKINLLLLSFVLVQSTVFAQVQDLDQYNQYPGQEQQQGLQKDSFNSPSNTPFGGGIFGGMTGGFPGMGATKINPDDHPQITVKLANNQSSVKCNLDKEVKVYICPNGDKPVLVKNSPFGFTALSRDKENAPAFAPIENVVADGKTLYAAPTISPGMGMGMGGGMMGGYGGAGAFVKPSDLSTKYNESVMLIDAFFTNPENRSDNSLKTKGSTQYKSIVQAYMHDREEAKAELDRAYNEKSYKVQLFNGQEISCERGETRELTNQERDYQRQMSYQIKCGSFKCDPVTIDGKTYQATMLYDSAPNSMIQGTIHLLDEKDGIGPTATIKKITSPNSKTPLVDVPYDYKKLPMYGDYIKASVPQSLGQDRDKVVTYKDPNFEQAIVYYKNVCKDNKALNDLVDGKKKVLKKLGDLELAEFIQVIGNGNLVGTFVDPKKAPELGCIYQGVFLNAEAAKNLERIKKNIHPDRSVEQTITMERASELFKKAQKMDDIAWKYKPDGCYARAHLMARRFEEEGVRVDKVWIKGDLYVPGTEPLIQWNFHVAPIVYVKNAKGETQKMVIDPSLFDKPVTVEEWDNKMSKNTARGSVVTAFPFPENAAMMERSALSFSSSDPYLPRDSIYLSEQEKMDMANETMRMYKPLEPR
- a CDS encoding FUSC family protein codes for the protein MPFKEHVENTLRINPEPTPLFKMLLSALAITTPLIIGHFNHELFVSMFGSLMGLVFYLNDHFDSFFVRTRHLVVTFILLMISLAVGAASVGSLYTVAIILFILSFLLGKSKDYGIELERMMLFITLQFLTASAEVVIKLKLTSLLLYSSIAFLNYLFWAYVIFKVTKHETKLTVSKRATVKKIIAHNRGIKFPLVCAIFSTLGYILAQVFEFAHANWIVGTALIVILPDSYQSIYKSAQRVLGTILGVVIASVILTYAHNQLLLISFVFICSFLMPLGLSQNYWVGNIYIAAMILFFLEIAAPQSTATHHLAYWRAIDIILGCSIGVLAAIWLKPDIVKKSIKSLRH
- a CDS encoding glycosyltransferase, which produces MKIVFSHSGVLPVIGYGGIERILFWHMVELARLGHKVVLIGHPDSKVKEYGIELIPMKMEGKEWTTQIPEDADIIHLSYNYRVPGNIPTIITVHGNGQPGEIFDKNSVFVSKRHAEVHGSTQFVHNAIDLAEYPYQPKKKRAWNDFLFLAKASWRVKNLKDSVKAARSTGRHLHVAGGRWWGLSRYVHNHGVVGGDKKMEIIRNCDFMVFPVRWPEPFGIAVIEAMSQGLPVIGSPYGSLPELITKDVGFIAHNYSELEKFVREDHSKTFDPDKIRKYVEDNFNVNQHALSYLELYKRVINGESLNQTNPTFQFAERAENLLPF
- a CDS encoding glycosyltransferase family 2 protein — its product is MNKLTVAIITYNEENNIERCITSVKEIADEVLVVDSFSTDKTEEIATRLGARFVKNPFAGHIEQKNFALDLSTHDYVLSLDADEALSPELLTQIKIVKKNFNMNGYRFNRLTNYNGHWVRHCGWYPDTKLRLIKKGKARWGGENPHDILQMTVNEGTGFLNGDLLHYSYDSITAHVTQTNKFTTIAAHAAFKQGKRSSVFKIVTRPVFKFFRDYFIKGGFLDGRYGFIICCINSLYALLKYSKLHELQLGKKI
- a CDS encoding glycosyltransferase family 9 protein, which gives rise to MRKISNILLVKNRALGDSVMGLSSVAYARALYPKANIIYAVPQWVAPLYKNVETAADSIYPLSLKSFKDFFKTYRDLRKLKVDHIHEMHQSGRGAKAFKLIAFFMGIKYTAHNHHLKEGGRVHDQGVIKPLIQRDLDGVYSFLGEKEVPKFLDYPPKMNILNSNAKKARIIFGVVATRLTKMWPLENYISLAKLMALAFPEFEVVIPLSKSVDDERIKNELEALGLPSNTSIVHIPLAELPKFFQESAFYIGNDTGLKHIAVAVDLKSFTLFGPEPANEWHPYDSKKHPYFYVEELACRTRVHHYCGLSVCDLKDEYMQCLKLFTPEKVMEAITTTCKDFLHSRDL
- a CDS encoding NifU family protein, encoding MIRKLENLFDEQVRPALAAHGGNVEIVDLDNNVLFLRLQGGCQGCSSSNATLKQGIQTLVKQNFPEITDVVDITDHESGENPYM
- a CDS encoding RsmE family RNA methyltransferase; the protein is MNSLILKNTDGVITDPKVLAHMHETLKAKAGDTFKCTALGQGLCQGKIIELAKDKCLLELSPLTNAHPQWFNLVVGISRPQTSKKILEHATTFGAKNIHFFKAALSEKSYLDSKVFEPHECEEYLLAGLSQSAIYGELPGVKVDKYNPADHYKNEPQKFILDLSGKENFLDLKESINFDTAITLAIGPERGFIPEDIERFHQAGFKSVKISSSILRVEHAIYSAVSQLELIRGRY
- a CDS encoding RNA polymerase sigma factor, with the protein product METARATKGIMSDNQLMQMFADHDDQVAFERLYHKYKESLIRFSYGYTFNQARAEEIVHDTFLKVYRYKKNYDPQKTFRTWLWTICKNTNLDALDKNPLKREQSFEDIETEFTDQDESVLEKMVNESTKEEINNVIGTLPLTQREALLLWMNDDLSFEEMGSVLNKSPQAVKNLVHRAKLGMKTKLGGSK
- a CDS encoding DEAD/DEAH box helicase family protein, whose product is MKLIPALFFPSCFTLLTAPVASGKTRMVVEFYREEDFKIVYLSPLRALANEVHSNLEKSGEKHIFLAGGETPLEDCLKGFIKAKKSFLVSTMELLSEEFLEELFALEEKVIFVIDEFHLFYYWGQGFRPVLHDRFLAILNCCFPVLAVTATMDQEVMAGLKKDLEYYQDFWIHIDYGNHALHRKPEKQLSFYGMKPAYIQKAFWRELRQKESEHIFLYFCAYRSQVDELTDRANRLGFKALGCVGGEVESFLENVEENKGEIDCIFSTTTLSHGVNLPEIKKVFIDYEVKNYDFWLQMIGRGGRRGSGYEVYTTDRFHTTKKERLKHKAKIVLGDLLGIEI
- the recO gene encoding DNA repair protein RecO, whose amino-acid sequence is MQTKVEGLVLSKIPYDERHIIAHLLLRTGRKISVVFYGGRGGGKKQKSSIIELGFMLSVELSQAKNHSDIYHAKEWNLIWHHDLIRSNHSAFYLMCFFLEVINRISPTENLHDVHEENTEMVGLFTSLSNALVHLEKSLKENSFYIHSHAVIFLTKTLLHLGVFPEREHCTLCGIELGGFNDMYLLSEEGGFSCPPCMNQRKSYSVQSGRELWEIVGHIAHTKYSELHGLKLEYKSLPKMLFHYFCFQFHFEEKDFKTAPMVF